A single region of the Arthrobacter sp. V1I7 genome encodes:
- a CDS encoding HU family DNA-binding protein has translation MAKNRSELVAEVAGKAGTSQAAVNSVLDALFEVFETSVAEGEKITIPGWLSVERTDRAARTGRNPQTGETIQIAAGHSVKLSAGSKLKAAVAKKK, from the coding sequence ATGGCTAAGAACCGTAGTGAACTTGTTGCAGAGGTAGCAGGCAAGGCCGGCACCAGCCAGGCCGCCGTCAACTCCGTGCTCGATGCGCTGTTCGAGGTTTTCGAGACCTCTGTCGCCGAGGGCGAAAAGATCACCATCCCGGGCTGGCTCTCCGTTGAGCGCACCGACCGTGCAGCTCGCACCGGCCGCAACCCCCAGACCGGCGAGACCATCCAGATTGCCGCTGGCCACAGCGTCAAGCTGTCCGCCGGCTCCAAGCTGAAGGCTGCAGTCGCCAAGAAGAAGTAG
- a CDS encoding cytochrome c oxidase assembly protein, translated as MPSAANPRATAAPPNPSGGARGSAAVPGGVSRTWQLIGLVALFAGLAAALLFSGAAAARQVSDPGALVRWGLPVSKALHNISLATVIGGLIFAVGILPRSLGGSRAKDPDGPEHPAFTRALTVAAGAGAIWTLSAIAVLVLAYADVAGQRLSGDPEFTRSLVYFMTDIETGRAWLAVVIIAAVVTTALFGVRSMGGLAATLVLALVGLVPAALIGHSSSSDDHEGAINSLGLHLVGVSAWVGGIIVLVLLSGVLGGAAAGTAGKAGARVDITEPTLRRFSALAGFAFVLVFASGVVNASIRVTSWADLFGSPYGQLLVAKTAATLVLGGVGLMHRGWVIPQLGSQGGGMSARRVLWQLVVVELIIMGTTSGIAVALGRSAPPEPTTFAPDASPAFILSGYDLPPELTPERWLTEWRLDWLWVTVAVFGLVSYFLGVWKVTRRGDSWSVFRSVNWVIGLVVLTYVTSGPPSVYGRILFSAHMVDHMALTMVAPIFLVLGAPVTLALRALAPRRDGSRGPREWLLIFVHSKFSQLVTHPLFAAANFAGSIVLFYYSDAFGYAMRDHVGHELMNLHFALTGYIFVLTMIGIDPLPRRAPYPMRLLLLLATMGFHAFFGVAIMGGTGLLAANYFGNLGRTWGPSALLDQQMGGAVAWGIGEVPTLLVAIGVAVQWSRSDARESKRTDRAADRNNDADLTAYNDMFAKLAERDAKLAERNSKLEGR; from the coding sequence GTGCCTTCCGCAGCAAATCCCCGTGCCACAGCCGCTCCGCCAAACCCTTCCGGGGGAGCGCGCGGCTCGGCTGCCGTTCCGGGCGGCGTCTCCCGGACCTGGCAGCTCATAGGCCTTGTGGCGCTTTTTGCGGGCCTGGCAGCCGCCCTGCTGTTCTCCGGTGCCGCCGCGGCCCGCCAGGTCTCAGACCCCGGCGCTTTGGTCCGCTGGGGCCTGCCGGTCAGCAAGGCCCTCCACAACATCTCCCTCGCCACTGTGATCGGTGGCCTCATTTTCGCCGTCGGGATCCTGCCACGCAGCCTCGGTGGCTCCCGGGCCAAAGACCCGGACGGCCCCGAACATCCCGCCTTTACCCGCGCCCTGACGGTCGCCGCCGGGGCAGGTGCCATCTGGACCCTGTCCGCAATCGCCGTGCTGGTTCTGGCCTACGCGGACGTGGCTGGCCAGAGGCTCTCCGGTGACCCGGAATTCACCCGGTCCCTGGTCTACTTCATGACGGACATCGAAACCGGACGGGCCTGGCTGGCCGTAGTCATCATCGCCGCGGTCGTTACCACCGCGCTGTTCGGCGTCCGCTCCATGGGTGGCCTGGCGGCCACCCTGGTGCTCGCCTTGGTGGGCCTGGTCCCGGCAGCATTGATCGGCCACTCCTCCAGCTCGGATGACCATGAAGGCGCCATAAACTCCCTCGGCCTGCATTTGGTGGGTGTCTCGGCATGGGTGGGCGGCATCATCGTGCTGGTGCTTCTTTCCGGCGTACTCGGAGGCGCGGCTGCCGGGACTGCGGGCAAGGCCGGCGCCAGGGTGGACATCACCGAGCCGACGCTCCGCCGCTTCTCGGCCCTGGCCGGGTTCGCCTTCGTTCTGGTTTTCGCCTCGGGCGTCGTCAATGCCAGCATCCGCGTGACCAGCTGGGCCGACCTCTTCGGCTCCCCCTACGGACAGCTCCTCGTGGCGAAAACCGCCGCGACCCTCGTACTCGGCGGCGTCGGACTGATGCACCGAGGCTGGGTCATCCCGCAGCTGGGCAGTCAGGGCGGTGGCATGTCCGCCCGGCGCGTGCTGTGGCAGCTCGTCGTGGTGGAGCTGATCATCATGGGAACGACGTCGGGAATCGCCGTCGCGCTCGGCCGTTCCGCGCCGCCGGAGCCAACCACCTTTGCCCCGGACGCTTCGCCTGCCTTCATCCTCTCGGGCTACGACCTTCCGCCCGAGCTCACGCCCGAACGCTGGCTGACCGAATGGCGGCTTGACTGGCTGTGGGTCACCGTCGCGGTCTTCGGCCTGGTGTCCTACTTCCTCGGAGTATGGAAGGTGACACGGCGCGGCGACTCCTGGTCTGTGTTCCGGTCCGTGAACTGGGTAATCGGACTGGTGGTACTGACGTACGTTACGTCCGGCCCGCCGTCGGTCTATGGCCGGATCCTGTTCTCGGCCCACATGGTGGATCACATGGCACTGACCATGGTGGCGCCGATCTTCCTGGTCCTCGGCGCACCCGTCACGCTGGCCCTCCGTGCCCTGGCGCCGCGGCGGGACGGCTCCCGCGGGCCGCGCGAATGGCTGCTGATCTTCGTGCACTCGAAGTTCTCCCAGCTCGTGACGCACCCGCTGTTCGCCGCCGCCAACTTCGCCGGCTCGATCGTCCTGTTCTACTACTCGGACGCGTTCGGTTACGCCATGCGGGACCATGTGGGCCACGAGCTCATGAACCTGCACTTCGCCCTGACCGGGTACATCTTCGTGCTGACCATGATCGGCATCGATCCTCTGCCGCGGCGCGCACCTTATCCCATGCGGCTGCTGCTCCTGCTGGCCACGATGGGCTTCCACGCCTTCTTCGGTGTCGCCATTATGGGCGGCACCGGCCTGCTGGCCGCGAACTACTTCGGCAATCTCGGCCGCACCTGGGGTCCCTCGGCACTGCTGGATCAGCAAATGGGCGGGGCCGTGGCCTGGGGCATCGGCGAGGTGCCCACTTTGCTCGTCGCGATCGGCGTCGCGGTCCAGTGGTCCCGTTCCGACGCCCGCGAGTCCAAGCGCACCGACCGGGCAGCCGACAGGAATAACGATGCCGATCTCACTGCTTACAACGATATGTTTGCCAAGCTGGCCGAACGCGATGCCAAGCTGGCCGAACGCAACTCAAAGCTGGAAGGACGCTGA
- a CDS encoding NHL domain-containing thioredoxin family protein: MSETVRTHLRVRASELVGRNWLNTGGKSLDLESLRGKIVLLDFWTFCCINCLHVLDELRPLEQQYSDVLVTVGVHSPKFEHEADPVALAAAVERYEIRHPVLDDPELDTWKAYTARAWPTLVVIDPEGYIVAHLSGEGHADGLSVLIPELIAEHDAKGTLHRGDGPYVAPVPTSGTLRFPGKALYLPAGRGARAEGSAPDSDSDAGSWLVTDTGHHRLVELSTDFETVLGTYGSGAKGHADGGAEDSRFNEPQGLVLLPEDVAAKAGYDVVVADTVNHRLRGLSLADGSVSTLAGNGVQRLLETGPARVNEEGAAYGARLEADPLQVSLSSPWDVVWSAKLNAVVVAMAGVHQIFSFDPLSGAVSIIAGNGLEGLLDGPAAEAWFAQSSGLAEDADGNIWVADSETSALRKLVIGEDGSITVESAVGKGLFDFGFRDGDASEARLQHPLGVTVLPDGSVAIADTYNGAVRRYDPASGTVSTLARGLSEPSDVIVDHTHVAGAEPLLVVVEANKHQLVYVPIPKEAQQVDEGAVQTHRPKSPVAPGLLQLTVRFTAPTGQKLDDRWGDPTQLKISSTPPELLLSGGGTSVGLLRTLELASDVPEGVLHITARAAACDGPEDADGEIPDHAACHLYQQDWGIPVLLQDDGDSELVLDLRGMD; encoded by the coding sequence ATGAGCGAAACCGTACGCACCCACCTCCGGGTCCGGGCTTCCGAGCTGGTGGGCCGTAACTGGCTGAACACCGGCGGCAAATCCCTGGACCTGGAATCCCTCCGCGGCAAAATCGTGCTGCTGGATTTCTGGACGTTTTGCTGCATCAATTGCCTGCACGTCCTGGACGAACTCCGCCCACTCGAGCAGCAGTACTCCGATGTCCTGGTGACGGTCGGCGTGCACTCGCCCAAGTTCGAGCACGAGGCTGACCCGGTGGCACTGGCCGCGGCCGTGGAACGCTACGAAATCCGCCACCCGGTACTGGACGACCCGGAGCTGGACACCTGGAAGGCCTACACCGCGCGCGCCTGGCCCACCCTGGTGGTCATCGACCCGGAGGGCTACATCGTGGCGCACCTCTCCGGTGAAGGCCACGCGGACGGCCTCTCCGTGCTCATTCCCGAACTGATCGCCGAACATGACGCCAAGGGCACGCTGCACCGCGGCGACGGCCCCTACGTTGCTCCTGTTCCGACGTCGGGGACGCTGCGCTTCCCCGGCAAGGCCCTGTACCTCCCCGCCGGACGCGGCGCCCGCGCCGAAGGCTCCGCACCGGATTCCGACTCCGACGCCGGGTCCTGGCTCGTCACGGACACCGGACACCACCGCCTGGTGGAGCTCTCCACCGATTTCGAGACGGTGCTGGGCACCTACGGTTCGGGTGCAAAGGGCCACGCCGACGGCGGCGCCGAGGACTCCCGCTTCAACGAGCCGCAGGGCCTGGTCCTGCTCCCGGAAGACGTCGCCGCGAAGGCCGGCTACGACGTCGTGGTTGCCGACACGGTCAACCACCGGCTCCGGGGCCTGTCGCTTGCCGACGGTAGCGTCAGCACCCTCGCCGGCAACGGCGTGCAGCGCTTGCTCGAGACGGGCCCGGCCCGCGTGAACGAGGAAGGCGCCGCCTACGGTGCCCGGCTCGAGGCGGACCCGCTGCAGGTCTCGCTGAGCTCGCCGTGGGACGTTGTGTGGTCTGCCAAGCTGAACGCCGTCGTCGTCGCGATGGCCGGCGTGCACCAGATCTTCAGCTTCGACCCGCTCTCCGGGGCCGTGTCCATCATCGCCGGCAACGGGCTCGAAGGCCTGCTGGACGGCCCGGCGGCGGAAGCCTGGTTCGCCCAGTCCTCCGGCCTCGCCGAAGACGCCGACGGGAACATCTGGGTGGCGGATTCCGAAACCTCGGCCCTGCGGAAACTCGTCATCGGCGAGGACGGGAGCATCACGGTTGAATCCGCCGTCGGCAAGGGTCTGTTCGACTTCGGCTTCCGCGACGGCGACGCCTCAGAGGCCCGGCTGCAGCACCCCCTCGGGGTCACCGTGCTGCCGGATGGATCGGTGGCGATCGCTGACACCTACAACGGGGCGGTCCGCCGCTACGACCCCGCGTCCGGGACGGTGTCCACGCTGGCACGCGGGCTCTCCGAGCCCTCCGACGTCATCGTGGACCACACGCACGTCGCGGGGGCCGAGCCGCTGCTCGTGGTGGTCGAAGCCAACAAGCACCAGCTGGTGTACGTGCCGATCCCGAAGGAAGCCCAGCAGGTGGATGAGGGTGCCGTCCAGACCCACCGGCCCAAGAGCCCGGTTGCTCCCGGGCTGCTGCAGCTGACGGTCCGGTTCACCGCACCCACCGGCCAGAAGCTGGACGACCGCTGGGGCGATCCCACGCAGCTGAAGATCTCCTCGACCCCGCCGGAGCTGCTGCTGTCCGGCGGCGGGACCTCCGTGGGCCTGCTTCGCACGCTGGAACTTGCCTCCGACGTTCCCGAGGGCGTGCTACACATTACCGCCCGCGCCGCGGCCTGTGACGGCCCGGAAGACGCCGACGGCGAGATCCCCGACCATGCCGCCTGCCACCTGTACCAGCAGGATTGGGGCATCCCGGTGCTGCTGCAGGACGACGGCGACTCCGAGCTGGTGCTGGACCTCCGCGGGATGGACTAA
- a CDS encoding FAD-dependent oxidoreductase, which yields MRTTLDTVVIGGGAMGSAAAWALARRGRDVTLLEQFGPGHRNGASHGATRNLNPAYSEPRYVAMLAESVALWNELETDGGERLLARTGVVNHGTDPRLGDVRAALLAAGLRAEFLAAAEAVERWRGIRFDRQVLHMPDGGQLNPDVALPVLQRLAAGNGAVIRHRSRVVELEILDDGVRLTVEVDGRTEALAARRAIVTAGGWTSKLLAGVPGLPRLTVTQEQPVHFAVADDGAVWPGFNHSPGHGEEFAGWYSPVYGMPTPGEGIKAGWHGVGPVVDPDRRSFAPELQQRAALQDYARRWLPGVDPDSLTDISCTYTTTVDENFVLDRIGPLVIGAGFSGHGFKFTPVVGRILADLATGEGRAPAIFSASRPRVS from the coding sequence TTGAGAACAACCCTGGACACCGTTGTCATCGGAGGCGGGGCCATGGGCTCCGCCGCCGCGTGGGCGCTGGCCCGGCGCGGCCGCGACGTGACCCTGCTGGAACAGTTCGGGCCCGGGCACCGCAACGGCGCATCCCACGGCGCCACGCGGAACCTCAATCCGGCGTACTCCGAACCCCGCTATGTAGCCATGCTGGCGGAGAGCGTGGCGCTCTGGAACGAGCTTGAAACCGACGGCGGGGAGCGGCTCCTCGCCCGCACCGGTGTTGTGAACCATGGCACCGATCCCCGGCTCGGCGACGTGCGGGCCGCCTTGCTTGCGGCCGGGCTACGGGCTGAATTCCTGGCCGCGGCGGAAGCGGTCGAGCGCTGGCGGGGCATCCGGTTCGACCGGCAGGTGCTGCACATGCCCGACGGCGGGCAGCTGAACCCCGACGTCGCCCTGCCGGTCCTGCAGCGGCTCGCCGCCGGAAACGGGGCCGTCATACGCCACCGGTCAAGGGTCGTGGAGCTGGAAATCCTCGACGACGGCGTCCGGCTAACGGTCGAAGTGGACGGCCGCACCGAAGCACTTGCCGCCCGGCGGGCCATCGTCACCGCCGGAGGGTGGACCTCGAAGCTGCTCGCCGGCGTACCGGGACTACCCCGGCTGACCGTGACCCAGGAACAGCCTGTGCACTTCGCCGTCGCGGACGACGGGGCCGTCTGGCCCGGATTCAACCATTCCCCCGGCCACGGCGAGGAATTCGCAGGTTGGTACTCGCCGGTCTACGGCATGCCGACCCCCGGCGAGGGGATCAAGGCGGGCTGGCACGGGGTCGGGCCGGTGGTGGACCCGGACCGGAGGTCCTTCGCGCCGGAGCTTCAGCAGCGGGCGGCCCTGCAGGACTACGCCCGCCGCTGGCTGCCGGGCGTCGACCCGGACTCCCTCACCGACATCAGCTGCACGTACACGACCACGGTGGATGAGAATTTCGTGCTGGACCGCATCGGCCCCCTCGTGATCGGCGCCGGCTTCTCCGGCCACGGGTTCAAGTTCACGCCCGTGGTGGGGCGCATCCTTGCCGACCTCGCGACCGGCGAGGGCCGCGCGCCGGCCATCTTCTCGGCATCCAGGCCGCGAGTGAGCTGA
- a CDS encoding DUF1524 domain-containing protein codes for MNSVPCRRPQPARRGFGAVDWIVRGLAGVLLVSATACAGPGATPSAAGGSSAAGDSAAAVGTPTTAASGDAPLDPDSTAGADVAGTNAPHPQPAYASKALDVLATLPVKGRAPKTGYSRDQFGEAWADVDRNGCDTRNDMLRRDLSALAIKPDTRDCVVLSGLLNDPYTAALINFLRGNSTSTAVQIDHVVALSDAWQKGAQQLSLAQRVAFANDPLNLLAVDGPANQQKSDGDAATWLPPNRAFRCEYVARQISVKSSYSLWVTQPEHDAMARVLGDCPGALAPTDQQAPPPPADDTPPAAAPLERAPAAVPPPVPVAPAPAVPPAPAAPSAVSFANCAAVRAAGAAPVRAGQPGYSSKLDRDGDGVACE; via the coding sequence TTGAACAGCGTTCCGTGCCGCCGGCCACAACCTGCGCGCCGTGGATTCGGCGCCGTCGACTGGATCGTTCGCGGTCTGGCCGGCGTGCTGCTTGTTTCCGCGACTGCGTGCGCCGGCCCGGGTGCCACGCCGTCCGCCGCCGGCGGGAGCTCCGCCGCCGGCGATTCCGCGGCTGCCGTGGGCACGCCGACGACGGCGGCCTCCGGTGACGCCCCGCTGGACCCGGACTCCACCGCGGGCGCCGACGTCGCCGGCACCAACGCCCCGCACCCTCAGCCGGCCTATGCGAGCAAGGCCCTTGACGTGCTCGCAACGCTGCCCGTCAAGGGCCGTGCCCCCAAGACGGGGTACTCGCGGGATCAGTTCGGCGAGGCCTGGGCCGACGTCGACCGGAACGGTTGTGACACCCGTAATGACATGCTTCGCCGTGATCTCTCCGCCCTCGCCATCAAACCCGATACGCGGGATTGCGTGGTGCTGTCCGGCCTTCTGAACGACCCCTACACGGCGGCCCTGATCAACTTCCTCCGCGGCAACAGCACCAGCACCGCCGTGCAGATCGACCACGTCGTGGCCCTCAGTGACGCCTGGCAGAAGGGCGCCCAGCAGCTCAGCCTGGCCCAGCGCGTGGCCTTCGCCAACGATCCCCTGAACCTCCTGGCGGTCGACGGCCCCGCCAACCAACAGAAAAGCGACGGGGACGCCGCCACCTGGCTGCCGCCCAACAGAGCTTTCCGCTGCGAATACGTGGCCCGCCAGATCTCGGTGAAGTCCAGCTACTCCCTGTGGGTAACCCAGCCTGAGCACGATGCGATGGCCCGGGTCCTTGGCGACTGCCCCGGCGCGCTGGCCCCTACAGATCAGCAGGCCCCACCTCCCCCGGCCGACGACACGCCGCCGGCCGCCGCGCCGCTGGAACGGGCACCGGCCGCTGTCCCGCCGCCGGTGCCTGTCGCGCCGGCACCCGCTGTTCCTCCCGCGCCCGCTGCTCCATCCGCCGTCTCCTTCGCGAATTGCGCCGCGGTCCGCGCCGCGGGCGCTGCCCCAGTCCGGGCGGGCCAGCCCGGCTACAGCAGCAAGCTGGACCGCGACGGCGACGGCGTCGCCTGCGAGTAG
- a CDS encoding trehalase-like domain-containing protein, whose protein sequence is MPTPLNQSLADSALLTKSLPLGLLRAFVQTNASDDGLTPQLLAELKLLARTPGLLVACNYGGTLCTAEGISTETLPLGSAAIALRALAALPNTHAAVISGRSLRDLAAVSRLPAEVHLVGSHGAEFDMGYAHGVSLATESVLQQTSQALAETVGAYRGITIERKPVAVSVHTRPAEPDVVALATRQAEVIARAHGLSFIVDGSVLDLSVVEPSKASALEHLRSMLGVSAALYAGDAASDELAIATLRGPDMGLRVGEGPTAAAHRLRDPESFARILAILFELRRAWLFGEDAVGLERHSMIGNGSSTALITPDAKICWMSHPLPDSGSLFAHLLGGDAAGHFSVEPVKASQVLGQRYVDSTMIVETRWADVMVTDYLEHAPEGITSLVRVVSGTGAARIVFAPRPDYANAPFSMEARGAELHVVGTSDPIILLAPGVGFSITSDGRHATATADVELRDGPVVLNLRCGDTEPQRAAPPDEQSRRAAVADHSRRWVRELQLPGVKPSLVRRSALVLRALVHDATGAVLAAPTTSLPEGIGGTRNWDYRYCWLRDGSMTVNALVDLGSTSEAEGFLDWLGRILAHAPGPEWLHPLYSVTGAPLSTEAIIESLPGYAGSRPVRIGNAADHQVQLDVFGPIAELIDALGKRNGALPDAYWELMVQMASAVLARWREADHGIWEARRAPRHHVYTKVMCWVTLDRALRAAARHGRTPLPVWEPEAAAIREEVLREGWDETAESYTVAYDSPDLDAAVLHIGLSGLLDVNDQRFLDTVTAVERELRVGPTVFRYRYDDGLPGLEGGFHICTTWLIEAYVAVGRIDEAWDLFDQLVNLFGPTGLLPEEYDPGTETHLGNHPQAYSHLGFIRCAQLLDGLPKG, encoded by the coding sequence ATGCCCACCCCGCTCAATCAGTCCCTCGCTGACTCTGCCCTTCTGACGAAATCCTTGCCGTTGGGCCTGCTTCGCGCCTTCGTGCAGACCAATGCCTCCGACGACGGGCTGACACCGCAACTGCTTGCGGAGCTCAAGCTCCTGGCCCGCACACCGGGGCTCCTCGTGGCCTGCAACTACGGCGGGACACTGTGCACGGCGGAAGGCATTTCCACCGAGACGCTTCCGCTGGGCAGCGCGGCGATTGCGCTGCGGGCGCTGGCCGCCCTCCCGAACACCCACGCCGCCGTCATCTCGGGGCGTTCCCTGCGGGATCTTGCCGCCGTCTCACGACTCCCTGCGGAGGTGCACCTTGTCGGTTCGCACGGGGCTGAGTTCGACATGGGCTACGCCCACGGGGTGTCCCTTGCCACCGAATCGGTGCTGCAGCAGACCAGCCAGGCGCTTGCCGAAACCGTGGGCGCCTACCGCGGCATCACCATCGAGCGGAAGCCGGTCGCCGTGTCCGTGCACACCCGCCCGGCCGAACCGGACGTCGTCGCACTGGCCACCAGACAGGCAGAAGTGATCGCCCGGGCGCACGGGCTGTCCTTCATTGTGGACGGCTCAGTCCTGGATCTGTCCGTGGTGGAACCGTCCAAGGCCTCCGCCCTGGAGCACCTGCGCTCCATGCTCGGTGTCAGCGCCGCGCTCTATGCGGGCGACGCCGCCAGCGACGAACTTGCCATCGCCACCCTCCGCGGTCCGGACATGGGCCTGCGCGTGGGCGAGGGCCCGACGGCGGCGGCGCACCGGCTGCGGGACCCGGAGTCGTTCGCCCGGATCCTGGCCATCCTGTTTGAACTGCGGCGGGCCTGGCTGTTCGGGGAGGACGCCGTCGGCCTGGAACGGCATTCGATGATCGGCAACGGCTCGTCGACGGCCCTCATCACCCCGGACGCCAAGATCTGCTGGATGAGTCACCCGCTGCCCGATTCGGGGTCGCTCTTCGCCCATCTCCTCGGCGGGGACGCGGCCGGGCATTTCTCGGTGGAACCGGTGAAGGCCTCGCAGGTCCTCGGGCAGCGCTATGTGGACAGCACCATGATCGTGGAAACCCGCTGGGCCGACGTCATGGTCACGGACTACCTGGAGCATGCCCCAGAGGGCATTACGAGCCTGGTGCGGGTGGTCTCCGGGACCGGCGCGGCGCGGATTGTCTTCGCGCCCCGGCCGGATTACGCGAACGCCCCCTTCAGCATGGAGGCCCGCGGCGCGGAACTGCACGTGGTGGGCACCTCCGATCCGATCATCCTGCTGGCGCCGGGCGTCGGTTTCAGCATCACGTCCGACGGGCGCCATGCGACGGCCACGGCCGACGTCGAACTCCGGGACGGCCCCGTCGTGCTCAACCTGCGCTGCGGAGACACCGAACCCCAGCGCGCGGCGCCGCCGGACGAACAATCGCGCCGCGCCGCCGTCGCAGATCACTCGCGGCGCTGGGTGCGGGAGCTGCAGCTGCCCGGCGTGAAGCCCTCGCTGGTGCGGCGCTCCGCGCTGGTGCTCCGCGCCCTGGTCCACGACGCCACCGGCGCCGTGCTGGCCGCGCCCACCACCTCGCTGCCGGAGGGGATCGGGGGCACCCGGAACTGGGACTACCGGTACTGCTGGCTGCGGGACGGGTCCATGACGGTCAACGCGCTTGTGGACCTCGGCTCGACGTCGGAGGCGGAAGGATTCCTCGACTGGCTGGGGCGGATCCTGGCTCACGCGCCAGGGCCGGAATGGCTGCATCCGCTGTACTCGGTAACCGGTGCGCCGCTTTCCACCGAGGCCATCATTGAGAGCCTGCCAGGGTACGCGGGCTCCCGTCCGGTCCGGATCGGGAACGCCGCGGACCATCAGGTGCAGCTGGATGTGTTCGGTCCGATCGCGGAGCTGATCGACGCCCTGGGCAAGCGGAACGGTGCCCTGCCGGACGCGTACTGGGAGCTCATGGTCCAGATGGCCTCGGCCGTGCTGGCCCGCTGGCGTGAGGCGGACCACGGGATCTGGGAGGCACGCCGCGCGCCACGGCACCACGTCTATACCAAGGTCATGTGCTGGGTGACGCTGGACCGGGCGCTGCGTGCGGCTGCCCGGCACGGCCGGACGCCGCTCCCGGTCTGGGAGCCGGAGGCGGCCGCCATCCGGGAGGAAGTCCTGCGCGAGGGCTGGGACGAGACCGCGGAGTCCTACACGGTGGCCTACGACAGCCCCGATCTGGATGCGGCCGTGCTGCACATCGGGCTCTCCGGGCTGCTCGATGTCAACGACCAGCGCTTCCTGGACACGGTCACCGCCGTGGAACGGGAGCTGAGGGTCGGTCCCACGGTTTTTCGGTACCGGTACGACGACGGCCTTCCGGGACTGGAAGGCGGGTTCCACATCTGCACCACCTGGCTGATAGAAGCCTATGTGGCGGTGGGGCGGATTGACGAGGCATGGGATCTCTTCGACCAGCTCGTGAACCTGTTCGGGCCGACCGGACTGCTGCCGGAGGAATACGATCCGGGCACCGAAACGCACCTGGGCAACCATCCCCAGGCTTACTCACACCTGGGCTTCATCCGCTGTGCGCAGTTGTTGGACGGGCTGCCGAAGGGCTAG
- a CDS encoding LLM class flavin-dependent oxidoreductase translates to MTVPLSILDLATIGKGQTAAESLAGSVAMAQLAEKLGYRRVWYAEHHNMSSIASSATSVLIAHIAAHTETIRLGAGGIMLPNHSPLTIAEQFGTLETLHPGRIDLGLGRAPGSDQNTLRALRRDPMSSDSFPQDVLELQGYLNGPTRIPGVEATPGKGTKVPLYILGSSLFGARLAAQLGLPYAFASHFAPKALQDAVAIYRREFKPSAQLEAPYVIAGVNVVAAESAAEAQAMLRDTLRARVSLFFGNGRVFSDAEADMILDSPQGQHVSQMMTYSAVGTPDAVLEYLDEFTAHSGADELMVAHQSTETEGRLRSVELLAETAGLVRA, encoded by the coding sequence GTGACTGTTCCGCTTTCCATCCTTGACCTGGCAACCATCGGCAAGGGCCAGACGGCGGCGGAGAGCCTCGCGGGCAGCGTGGCCATGGCGCAGCTCGCCGAGAAGCTGGGCTACCGGCGGGTGTGGTACGCCGAGCATCACAACATGTCGTCCATCGCTTCGTCCGCCACCAGCGTGCTGATTGCCCACATCGCGGCCCACACCGAGACCATCCGCCTCGGCGCCGGAGGCATCATGCTGCCCAACCACTCCCCGCTGACCATCGCCGAGCAGTTCGGCACCCTGGAGACCCTGCACCCGGGGCGGATTGACCTGGGGCTTGGGCGGGCGCCGGGCAGCGACCAGAACACCCTCCGGGCCCTGCGCCGGGATCCGATGTCCTCCGACAGCTTCCCGCAGGACGTGCTGGAACTCCAGGGCTACCTCAACGGCCCCACCCGCATCCCGGGTGTCGAGGCAACTCCCGGTAAGGGCACCAAGGTGCCGCTCTACATCCTGGGATCCTCGCTCTTCGGCGCCAGGCTGGCCGCCCAGCTGGGCCTGCCGTACGCCTTCGCCTCCCACTTCGCCCCCAAGGCCCTGCAGGACGCGGTCGCCATCTACCGCCGTGAGTTCAAACCCTCAGCGCAGCTCGAGGCCCCGTATGTGATTGCCGGCGTTAACGTCGTCGCGGCGGAATCGGCCGCGGAGGCACAGGCAATGCTCCGCGATACCCTGCGGGCCCGCGTCTCGCTGTTCTTCGGCAACGGCCGCGTGTTCAGCGACGCTGAGGCGGACATGATCCTGGATTCGCCGCAGGGCCAGCACGTGTCGCAGATGATGACGTATTCAGCCGTCGGAACGCCCGACGCCGTGCTCGAGTACCTCGACGAGTTCACCGCCCATTCCGGCGCCGACGAACTGATGGTTGCCCACCAGAGCACGGAAACCGAAGGCCGGCTGCGCTCCGTTGAGCTGCTGGCCGAGACCGCAGGCCTTGTGAGGGCCTAA